TTATTTCTAAAAATCCCTACCTCTAAAGCATAGCACAAAAGGGAATTAAATTGTGCACTATTTATAAAGATTTTATAGATACTTTTCAAAACTTTGAAAATTTATTTCGTTATTGAAATAATTATTAATGTATACTAAATATGTGAAGTTTTGAACATTGTTTGACGGTTTAATAATTGTTTTTGATCCGCCATTGTAGATGAAATACAGGAGAATACTCATGAATATTGTCAGTGAAAAAATCAAGAGTTGCTATGATACTTTACCGGCAGCGGAGAAGATGGTTGCAGACTTTGTCCTTGAGAGGAAGGATGATCTTTTCCAATACCCGATAAAAGAACTGGCAAGGTTATCAGGAACTACGCAGGCCGCATGGACCAGATTTGCACAGGCAATCGGTTATAGCGGACTTAAAGACCTGAAAAACGCCTATTATTCTGAAGCAAATGTTTCTCTTAAGCAGGCAGACAAGGGACCTAAGATTGCATTTAAGGACGTTAACGAGTATACTTCATTACAGTCGATTGCTGATAATATTTGTGCAACCAGCGTGCAGGCTATTCAGACAACCTACAGATTGTTTGACACTGGCAGCTTTAGCGAGGTTGTAAATAAGATTGTTACAGCCAAACAGATACAGGTATTCGGCGTAGGTACTGCAAGTGTCGCTGCCTATGACCTTTACTGTAAGCTTCTTAGAATCCACTACAACGTTATTTTCAATCAGGATCACCACATGAATCTGATGACTGTATCTCAGATATCTCCTGAAGATGTTGCAATTTTCTTCGTGGACAATCCTAAGAACAAAGAAGTAATGCAGCTCTATAACATTGCAACCCAGAAGGGTGCTATTACAATAGCCATTACAAAACTTGGCAATAACACTCTTACAACCGGTTGTAACCATGTTCTTTTTACAACTTCTCCTGAAATTGATAAAAAGAGTGGTATAACAAGCTCCAGATTTGCACAGCTCTTTATGGTTGATACACTGTATACAGCAATCTGTAATCGCGACTATAATAATATTCGTGAGTACCTGATCGATTCTTACGAGGTATTCAACGAACCGCCTAAGGAGTAAATAATCACTATGGAAAAAATAGCAAGCTTTACCGTCAATCATCTTGACCTTGAGCCTGGAATCTATGTATCCAGAAAAGATAAGGTTGGCCAGGAAACTATTACTACATTTGACCTCAGAATGACAGCCCCTAACAAGGAGCCTGTTATGAACACTGCAGAAGTTCACACAATGGAGCATCTTGGCGCTACATTCCTTCGAAATGATCCAGAATATAAGGATAGAACAATCTACTTTGGACCTATGGGATGCAGAACAGGATTCTATGTTGTCCTTGCAGGAGACCTTTCTTCAAAAGAGATTGTTCCTCTTATCACAAGAATGTATGAATTCATGAGAGATTTCGAGGGCGAGGTGCCTGGAGCAAGCGCAAGAGATTGCGGAAACTATCTCGATATGAATCTTGGAATGGCCAAATTCCTTGCCAAAAGATATCTTGATAACACTCTTTATAACATTGATGACAAACACCTTGTTTACCCAGAATAATCGAAAGAGAGAATCAACATGAAAATAGGAATAATCGGTGCTATGGAAGTTGAGGTAGAAACCCTCAAGAGTAAGATGACAGTTAAGAATACTGTTACAAAAGCTTCTATGGAGTTTTATGAGGGAAGCCTCGGAAATACAGAAGTTGTTGTAGTCAGAAGTGGTATCTGCAAGGTAAATGCAGGTATTTGCGTTCAGATTCTTGTAGATACATTTGGAGTAACCCATGTGATAAATACAGGAGCAGCAGGTTCACTTGATGCGCGTATCAATATTGGTGACATAGTTCTTTCAACAGATGCTTGTTACCACGATGTAGATGCAACAGTGTTCGGATATCAGAAGGGAGAAATCCCTCAGCTTGACACAGCTACATTTACAGCTGATGCTACTCTTAGAGAAAAAGCTAAGGCAGCGATCAAGGTTGCAGCGCCTGACCTTGGAATCTTCGAAGGAAGAATTTGCAGTGGTGATCAGTTTATCTGCGATAAAGAGGTCAAGGATGCCATTGTAAGAGATTTTGGTGGTATCTGTTGTGAGATGGAAGGCTGCGGAATTGCTCAGGCCTGCTATCTAAACAATGTTCCTTTCCTTATCATCCGCGCTATTTCTGATAAAGCTGATGGAAGCGAGATCATGGATTATCCAGAATTTGAAGCTAAGGCAGCAAGAGACTGCGCAGCAGCGACATTAGAGTTATTACAGACACTTTAATCTATAATAATAAATGATAAAGAGCCCCATTCCTGTTAATAGGAGTGGGGCTCTATTTCTTGTCATTAAAAGATATATCAGATATTCAGAAGTTTGCTGTACTCAGCAAGTGCTCCATCTGTCTCATGTGCAAGAACCTTCTTGGCAAGAACCTTACCAAGCTGAACACCTTCCTGGTCGAAGGAGTTGATGTTCCATACAAAGCCCTGGAACATTACTTTATTCTCGAAGTGAGCAAGGAGTGCACCTAGAGACTTAGGATTAAGCTCATCACCAATTATAATGCTTGATGGACGTCCGCCTTCGAAGTTCTTGTTGGCATTGTCATCCTTTTTACCACATGCGAAAGCAACAATCTGAGCTGCTACATTTGCGCAGAGCTTCTGCTGGCTTGTGCTGTCCTGAATGTTAACGTCGTTCTGAAGCTGGCTGTTCTTAAAGCCAATGAACTGAAGTGGAATGATGTCTGTTCCCTGGTGAAGGAGCTGATAGAATGAATGCTGTCCATTAGTTCCAGGCTCACCAAAGATAACAGGACCTGTTACATAGTTGATTGGTTCGCCGAAACGGTTAACACTCTTACCATTTGACTCCATATCGAGCTGCTGAAGATGTGCAGGGAAACGGCTAAGGCCCTGTGAGTAAGGAAGTACAGCTGTGCTGTCATAGCCAAGGATGTTTCTCTCATATACACCAATCATAGCATCAAGCATTGCAGGATTCTTAAGGAAATCCTTGTTAGTTGCAAGCTTGTCTTCTTCTGCAGCGCCATCAAGGAACTGAGCAAATACATCAGGACCAAAAGCAAGAGAAAGAACTGCTCCGCCAACACCTGATGTTGAAGAATAACGGCCGCCAATATAATCGTCCATGAAGAAAGCTTCAAGGTAGTTATCACTCTTAGCAAGAGGAGATGTCTCAGATGTAACAGCAATCATATGCTTGCTTGCATCAAGACCTGCCTTCTTAAGTGCATCTGTAACGAATGATTCGTTAGTAAGTGTCTCAAGTGTTGTACCTGACTTGGAAACAAGGATAAAGATTGAATGAGCAACATCTACAGAATTAAGTACTGCGCTAGCATCATCAGGATCTACGTTGCTGATGAATTTAGCTTCCATCTTGAAGTTGCCTGTTCTCTTAGCCCAGTTCTCAAGAGCAAGATACATAGCTCTAGGACCAAGGTCTGATCCGCCGATACCAATCTGAACTACTGTTGTGAACTTCTCGCCCTTTGCATTTGCAATTTCACCTGAGTGAACCTTGTTTGCAAAATCAGCGATTCTCTTCTGCTCTTTAACATAGAATTCACGCTTGTTAACACCGTCAGCTACTACATCTTTACCAAGCTGACCACGAGTAAGCTGATGAAGAACCATCCTCTTCTCACCGGTATTTATAACTTCACCATTATAGAGAGCTTCGTATTTGTCGGTAAGCTGAGCCTCATCAGCAAGAGCAGCAAGAGCAGATAAGATATTGTCATCAACCTCTTTTGCTGCGTAGTTGTAATTAAGGCCTGCAGCCATGGGAACAGAATACTTTTTGACTCTCTCGGCGCCATTTGCACCTGTCATAGCTTCTACAAGATTAACAGAAGCTGCATTCTTAAGCTCGTTGTAAGATTTAAGTGTATCAAGATTATTCCAATTGATCATTGTAAAAATCCCTCCTATAGGAATACGTAAGGAAAACGTTTTTGTTATCCGTCTAAAAGTGTAACAGAGAAAAATTAGCTAATCAATAATCAAGCTGTAAAATATTAGTGAACTTTACTTGATTATAGTTATGCATTATAAATTCTTGATTTTTTTAAGCTGAAAATATAATATTTTAGATAAAGCTAAAAATATGATCATTGGAGGATTTATGGGAGCTTTTTTATTTGTACATTTTAAAGAAAAGTTCACACCTGATGGGGAACAGGTATACTTTGGAGTATCAAAAGACGGCTTTAACTGGGAACAGGTTAATGGCGGAAATCCAATTTTAGAGAGTAAGCTTGGTGAAAAGGGCGTAAGAGATTTTACAATTACAAGGAAAAAAGACAATACATTTGTAATTCTCGCAACAGATCTTTCACTTGCCAATAATTTTGCTACCAAGTATAAGAGTAACTGGAATATTGTTAACAGAGAAGGCAGCAAGTATCTGTCTAAATGGGAATCAGAGGATCTTGTTCACTGGTCTGAGCAGGAGCTTGTCAGAGTAGTTGATGATAATTATGGCTGTGCATGGGCTCCGGATATTATTTATGATGAAGAAGCCGGCGATTATATGGTTCACTGGTCATCAAGATATCCAGCCCAGTCTGACAATGAGATGGCAATTTACTATGCCAAGACCGCAGATTTTATAAATTTTACAGCCCCAGTAATGCTGTGCAAGAAATCAGATACAGGGATTATTGATTCCAATATTGTTTATGAGGACGGATACTACTACAGATTTGTAAAGAGTGATTTCAATCCGGAACATATCATACTTGAAAGAGGCAAAACTCTTACAGGAACTTACGAGAGAATGCCTGCATTTGACGAGGAAATGGATAAGCTTGAGGCAGGACAGTATGAAGCGCCTACATGCTACAAGCTTCCTGATGGCAGTTGGTGCCTGATGCTTGATTTCTACGGATGCGAGAAATCCAAACAGGGATATGTTCCATTTGTGGCAAAAGATATTTCGACAGGCAGATTTGTTCGCTCAGATAAGGAGTTTAGCTTCCCTTATGGCTTTAAACACGGTACAGTTCTTCCTATAACCGATGAAGAATATGATAGGATCATTAAAGCTTATAAATGAAATTTTCATAAAGATAAATAATATATTACTAAATAGGGAATAGGATGTTAACAATCATAAACGTTTTTATGATATAATTTTGGTAGGTGCATAGATATAGGTTGCCGGGGGTGCAGGATGCGTTTTCGAACAAAACTCTTAATCACGTCAGTGGCGATAGTTATTATACCTATAATCTTGGCAATCGGTACATTTTTTGCAATAGGCAGATATCTTGTTTATGAACAGAAGCTTGACGATATTACGAACGGATTTGATTACAGCATGGTATCTGATCCAAGTGAAGCCTTTTCTGACATGACAGATGAAGTTACACATGATATAGCGCTTGCACTAATTGTTAACCCATTTATTCTGGAAGACAAATCTTTTCTTGAGAGTGTAGATAGCAAGATTGCATCTAAATATTCTTTTCTACTGGTTAAGCGGGATGAGGATATCTATTATGTGGCAAATATGGATCGTGCCAAGGATGTAGTAGATGAGCTGCCGGGTTATGGAACAGATGTAAAGGGCATTTATTACACTGCTTCCAAGCATTTAGTTAAACAGATAGATTTCAGGTTTTCTACAGGGGATCAGGGAAGTCTTTATATTATCTCAGGTATCAGAACTGCGTTGACAGCGTCATTACTTATTTATATGGGCATAGCAATCATTCTGATACTGCTTCTCACAAGTGTTCTTCTAACAATGTGGATAGGCAATAGCTTCTTCAAGCCTATTGATGAGCTCAATGTTGCGATGCAGCATATTCAGGACGGTAATTTCGATTACATTCTTCCTACTGATATTAAGGAAAAAGGCGAGATTGGCGCCATGTACCGTAACTATGAGGACATGCGACTAAGGCTCAAGGAGTCTGCAGAGGAGAAGATACTAAGAGAGAAACAGAATAAAGAGTTGATCAGTAATATTTCCCATGACCTCAAGACACCTATCACAGCAATTAAGGGCTATTCACAGGGACTATTGGAAGGCGTAGCCGACAACCCTGAGAAGCAGATGAAATACATAAGGATCATCAACAATAAGGCGAATGACATGAATAACCTTATTAACGAGCTGACCTTGTATTCCAGTATTGATAATAACAGGATTCCATATAATTTCATCAGGCTTAATGTAGGTGAATATTTTGGAGACTGTATTGAGGAAATCGGAGCTGATCTTGAGAGTAAGTCAATCAAACTTAATTACTCCAATCTCACAACTCCTGATACTCAGATAGTAGCTGATCCTGAGCAGATAAAGCGAGTGATCAATAATGTAGTCAGCAACAGTGTCAAATATCTCGACAGGGATGATGGCACGGGACAGATTGACATAAGGATTCTTGATGAAATTGATTCCATCAGGGTAGAGCTTGAGGATAATGGTAAGGGAATTGCTCAGAGAGATATTCCTAATATTTTCGACAGGTTCTACAGAACAGATGCTTCCAGAAACTCCAAACAGGGTGGAAGCGGAATTGGATTATCAATAGTTAAAAAAATCATTGAAGATCATGGCGGCTATATATGGGCCACAAGCCATGAAGGAGAAGGAACCTGCATGCATTTTGTACTGCGTAAATACGTAGAGTATGCAGACAATCAGGAAACAGTTACAGTAGATCATGAAACACAATAAAAAGAAAGGCGAGATAAGTGTATGAGTAGAATTCTTATTGTTGAGGATGAAGAGGCCATTGCTGATCTTGAGAAAGATTATCTTGAGCTTAGTGATTTTGAAGTAAAAATTGAGAATACGGGGGATGCTGGTCTTGAGACCGCTCTTGCAGAAGAGTTTGATCTGATAATCCTTGATCTTATGCTTCCGGGAATGGATGGATTTGAGGTTTGTAAGCACATCAGGGAAAAGAAAGATGTGCCGATCCTCATGGTTTCAGCCAAGAAGGATGATATCGATAAAATCAGAGGTTTGGGACTTGGTGCGGACGACTATATTACCAAACCATTCAGCCCTTCAGAGCTTGTTGCCCGTGTTAAGGCGCATATGGCAAGATATTCAAGACTTGTGGGATCCGGTCATGAGAACAACGATTTCGTTGAAATCAGAGGTCTCAAGATTGACAAGACTGCCAGAAGAGTATATGTAGATGATGAAGAGAAGAGCTTCACAACCAAGGAATTTGATCTTCTTACATTCCTTGCAGAAAATCCTAATCATGTATTTACCAAGGAAGAGCTCTTTAGAAAGATCTGGAATATGGATTCTATCGGAGATATCGCAACTGTTACAGTTCATATCAAGAAAATCCGTGAAAAGATTGAGTATGATACCTCTAATCCACAGTACATCGAAACTATTTGGGGCGTAGGTTACAGATTTAAGGTATAATAATAACTCCTATCTGGTTTATCCGGATAGGAGTATTTTTAAGTTTGCGCACTTGCGCGATAGGAATTATATGAAGGATATTAAGTATATTTACGAAGACAATGATATTCTGGTATGCCACAAGCCATCAGGAGTAGCTACAGAGGGTGCAAGAACCTATAACATGGATGTTGTGAGCGCCGCCAGAAATTATATAGGCCGACAGAACAGAGAAAAGACTTCAGACAGAAAGCCTCCATATGTGGCAACAGTCCACAGACTGGATCAGCCCGTTGAAGGTGTGCTGATCCTTGCCAAGACAAAAAAGGCAGCAACAAAGCTTGCTGCGCAGATTAAGGACAGAACTACAGAGAAGTATTATTATGCCCTTTGCAAGGGAAACTTCGCTGATAAAAAAGGCAGACTTGAGAACTACCTTGTCAGGAAAGAAGATGGCTTGGCTGCTGTAGTAACTGAAGAAGAGAGCAAAAAAATAAATGATAATGTTATTACACGTAGTAATGGCGAGACTATAAGGATAATTGGTGGAGAGGCCAAAAAAGCTATTCTTGAGTACGAAGTTATAGCAGAAAACGAAGAAACCACGCTTGTCAGAGTTAAGCTGCTAACAGGACGTTTCCATCAGATACGTGTGCAGATGGCAAATGTTGACCATCCGATAATTGGAGATCAGAAATACGGGACGGAAGAATCAAGGACACTTACAGACAAGATAGGCGCCAGAGATGTTTGCCTTGTCAGCTATAAATATATAATCAAACATCCATCAACAGGAAAGAAGATGGAATTTGAAATTAAGCCTGATAATCCACAGATAAGAGAAATGCTTGAAAAATCTTTATGACAGGGACATAAACAGATGCAGATTCTTTATACAATATATCTGATACTCCTGTGCGGAGTTTTACCTATATATATGAAGGATGGTTATTACGAACTTGGGGAAGCCAAGTCTCTTTGCTATCTTTTGATCAGTGCACCATTTGCTGCGCTTATACTTTTTAATATACTTTTTGCAAAAAGGGGTCAATCCGACATTGCGGTAGATGAAGAACTTCATGCTAAAAGTAAGGTCTTGGCTTCAGAGTTTTTTCTTTATGGAAACGCTTTTTCTGTTCTGATAACATTTATCTTTTCTTCATTTAAAAGAACAGCATTTTTTGGTATAGAAGGCTGGCGAAACGGTGTTCTTACTTTAAGTATAGCTATCGCATTCTGCATTATATTTAGCTTAAACAAGTATAAAACAGGTGAAAAGATACTTGTCATACTTATGATAGTTCCTTTTTTGGAAATGATCCTTTCTATATTGAACAGATTTTCCATTTATCCTATTGATATAAATGGACAGAATACATCTTTCCTTTCAACAGTTGGAAATATTAACTGGTTTTCAGGGTACCTGGCTATATGGGTTCCGCTTGGAATAAGCTTAATGTTTCTATCCAAAGCTTTTTCAAAAAGATTTATGTTTAGCGGATTATATACGGTTGTAGGACTGATAGCACTTTTTTTACAGGGAAGTGATGGTGCGACGCTGATATTGATAGCATGTTATGTTTTCATGTTATTCTGGTCGCTTTCAGACAGAAATCTATTCAGAAAATTTCTGATACAGGCTGTAGTTCTGGGAATATCGATGACAATCGTAGATATGCTAATAGCATTTTGGGGAAGTTATTATAATTACGAGCAGACAATTCTTTTGACCATATGTAAGTCTCATATTGGGATAATCCTTGTAGCAGCCGCATTCTTTTTATATAGACTTGGAAGGCTCTTTGAAGAGATCAATATGCCCTTTAGAGTAAATGTGTATAAGTGGGTATGCGGTGTATGCTTGTCAGTGCTTGCTATCTGCTGCGCAGCCTGGCTGATTTCATCTTTTGATGACAGCTTTGGAAACGGACGTGGAATTATCTATCGTATGTGCCTTGATATGTTTATGGGCCTGTCTTCATGGCAAAAGCTTGTGGGGATTGGGCAGGACTGCATATATCCATACGCTATGGCAGATAGTATGTGGAGCAGCTCTTTTAGAAATGTGTTCGGTGATCTGGTATTAACTAATGCACATTGTGAGTTTATGACAACACTCATAGAGAGAGGACTGTTAGGAGCCTTTCTTTACATAGGTTTGTTTATTTCTGTAATTTATCAGCTGATAAAGATAAAAGAAAAGGAGCCCCAAGCCTTAGCTTTTGGACTCCCTATAATTTCATATTTAGTTTATGAACAGATTTCTTTTTCCCAGGTAATGTCAATGCCCTACGCCTACATTCTGGTAGGTATGGGAATTGGATTATGTAAGGTCGGGAATAGGGATTGAGTCATCGAGCTCGTGGAAAAAGGTCCTTGTTTCAACTATTCCATAGAGAGCTTCCTTATATTCCCATAGAAATCTTTCATTAATATTTTCTTTTCCATACATCATAACTCGGCCGGTGTAGGCGTTTAAGATCGAAACATAGCGCTTATCCTGGTCGAATTTTTTGAGGATTTCGTCTTTTCTGCGCCTATGGTGCTTGGCTGCAAACTTCCTGATGTCAATTTGCAGATCTACAGGCAGCGGCTTTTCTCTTTCCTGAACGGCGTGCAGATACTTATCATATGTCTCATCATCTATCTTTTCAAAATGATCAACAAATTCAAGACAACATGCCCCATCCGGTAATAATAACCTTACCCTGTCTTCTCCGTAAACGTCTTCTACTTCGGCAACGACCTGGGGAACTAGTGGCTTGCCATTGTAGTCTAAAATGATAACTTTGTCACCTTTTTTGTACATGTGTAACCTCCCCTATGTTGATGTCTAGTAATACATTAATTATATCATGAATAGTTTATTTTCGTTTTAAGTTATTTTTAGGTTGCCCTTCTAGAATGACCTCATAAGATAACAAAACCGAGCAGAAAAATATAAGAAAGAGGACAGGCAATGGGCGGATTTAAAGATGTATTTGAAAGAATAGAGACTAAATTTCTGTTGGATGATATGCAGTACACCGAGCTTATGAAGAGACTGGAAAATATGGCAGCCATCGACAGCTATGGGAAAACATCCATCTTAAACATATATTTTGACACACCGGATTATAAGCTTATAGAGAGATCGTTGGAAAAACCCGTGTATAAAGAAAAGTTAAGACTTCGAACATATGGAATTGCAAATGATGAGACCAACGCTTTTATCGAGATCAAGAAAAAATATAAAGGCGTCGTATACAAAAGAAGAATTTCAATGCCATATGCCAAGGCGGTCGATTATCTGGTAAATGGTAAAGAAATAGAAAAAAGATCACAGATTTCGGACGAGATAGATTATTTTCTGCAGTTCTATAAAGGAATAAGACCTGCAATGGCAATATCCTATGACAGAATTGCAATGGCAGGAATCCATGATCCGGAGCTTAGGATCACCTTTGATACTAATATCAGGTGGAGAACAGATAAGCTCTCTTTGACTGAAGGAAACGTAGGAAAAGATATTCTTTTACCGGGTCAGCACCTGATGGAGCTAAAAATTGCAGGTGCTATGTCAGTAGAAATGGCGAGAATCCTCGATGAGCTTAATATAAGACAGACCTCTTTTTCCAAATATGGAAGAGGCTATCAGGACTTGATGAGTGAAAAATACATGGAATCGCAGGAAAAAGAGTCAAATATTGCCTTGTTTCGTAAGGCAGTGTAAAAGCATTTGATTTCAAAATACAGATTTAGAAGAAAAAGGAGAAAACGAAAATGACTACAGATATGATCTTTGGAAGCATTATGGCAAATGGAACAATTACAGGAGCAACATTTCTGATCGCAACACTTTGCTCACTTGCTATTGGCGTATTTATCGCATTTATGTACACAATCAAAAATAACTATTCTAAGAGCTATATTGTTACGCTGGCTCTTCTCCCTGCGATAGTTCAGGTTGTTATCATGCTGGTAAATGGCAATATCGGAGCGGGTGTTGCGGTAGCAGGAGCATTTTCACTTGTAAGATTCCGTTCAGCACCCGGTACAGGTAAAGAAATCACAAGTATCTTCCTTGCTATGGCAGTAGGACTTGCAACAGGTATGGGATACATCGGAATAGCAGCACTTTTTGCAATAATCATTACACTTGCTAACCTTATTCTTTCTAATTGTGGATTTGGCGATGCTCTTGCAGAAGAAAAGACCCTTAAAGTAACAGTTCCCGAAGGCCTTGATTTTGAAGGAATTTTTGATGATATCTTTGGAAGGTATACAACAAAGGCAGAACTTGAAGAAGTAAAGACATCAGGAATGGGCAGCTTATATAAGCTGACATACAAGATTGTTCTTAGACAGAAAGCATCTACAAAGGGTATGATGGATGAGATGAGACAGAGAAATGGAAATCTTGAGATCAGCTGTTCAAGACCTGTTATGGTAAAGAGTGAAGAACTTTAATATAGAGTTATATAATAAGAGACCGTTATCAGAGACAATAATACTTCTGATAACGGCCTTTTTTCTGGCTTATTTTTTATTTTTGGGAAGCTGCCCGGGGAGGGTGACGATAAATCTGATTATTTTATCACCATCTCTTACAGCCTCTATGTTTCCTCCATGCGAGACTGAAATGGCTCTTGCAACAGATAGTCCTATTCCGTAGCCGCCACTTTCACGGCTTCTTGATGAATCAGCGCGATAGAACCTGTCAAAGAGTCTGTCCAGATTGCCGCTTGGAATATTATCGCATGTATTTGCTACTTCAAAAACTATATTTTTGTTTTTGGACAGAATGACATGAATGCTTCCACTCTCAGAGGAATACTTGATCGCGTTATCAAGAAGGAGCGATGCAAGCTGATTTATAGCATTCTTATCGCCTGTAATATGTATTCCGTCTGCGATATCAATCTGATACTTTTTGCCCTTGGACTCTGCCACGGTCTGAAAAGAAGTGGCTGCTTCGCGTATTGTCTGACTGAGATCAAAATCTGAAAATACAACGTTTATCCGCTCTTCGTCCATTCTGGAGAGAGTCAGCATATTTTTAACAAGGCTGTTCATTCTCTTGGTCTGGTTGCGAATACTGCTGGTCCACTCGCTCTTTCCTGCTTCAAGTTCCAGAACATCAACGTTCGCCGAGATAATGGCAAGAGGGGTTTTGAGCTCGTGACCAGCATCTGTTATAAATCTCTTTTGCTTATCAAGTGATTCAACAACAGGAGCTACAGCCTGACTTGAAAATATGAAAACGAGAATGAACATGGCGACTAGGGCAAGTGCTCCAATAATAAGTGACTGGATCAGGAGCTTGAATGAATTGAAAAGAGAAGCGCTTAGGTCGATGAAAACAATGAGTGATGAACCATCATCATTTTCTTTCTTTTTATATCTGTAGGAATGGTACATTCCTTTACTCTTACCTGAAGAGTTAATGCTTGCAGCTATCTCTTTGGCATCATCCTCCGTAATTGCGGCGATGTGGAGAAGATCAGTCTCTGTTACATTCCCCGATGAGTCATATTTGACTACAAAATATCTGGACTGATAAGGCATTTCAGCGGATCGCGTGATGTTAAGCCTGGCAAAAGAAAAAGGCGCATCCGGAGCAAAGCGCTCATTAGGAGGAACAGGCGTCTCTAGGGATGACGAAGATGAGGAAGAATTATCCTGTTCGAAGTGTTTTTTGAAGGCTTCGTTATTCATACCAGGGA
The sequence above is a segment of the Butyrivibrio proteoclasticus B316 genome. Coding sequences within it:
- a CDS encoding O-antigen ligase family protein, yielding MQILYTIYLILLCGVLPIYMKDGYYELGEAKSLCYLLISAPFAALILFNILFAKRGQSDIAVDEELHAKSKVLASEFFLYGNAFSVLITFIFSSFKRTAFFGIEGWRNGVLTLSIAIAFCIIFSLNKYKTGEKILVILMIVPFLEMILSILNRFSIYPIDINGQNTSFLSTVGNINWFSGYLAIWVPLGISLMFLSKAFSKRFMFSGLYTVVGLIALFLQGSDGATLILIACYVFMLFWSLSDRNLFRKFLIQAVVLGISMTIVDMLIAFWGSYYNYEQTILLTICKSHIGIILVAAAFFLYRLGRLFEEINMPFRVNVYKWVCGVCLSVLAICCAAWLISSFDDSFGNGRGIIYRMCLDMFMGLSSWQKLVGIGQDCIYPYAMADSMWSSSFRNVFGDLVLTNAHCEFMTTLIERGLLGAFLYIGLFISVIYQLIKIKEKEPQALAFGLPIISYLVYEQISFSQVMSMPYAYILVGMGIGLCKVGNRD
- a CDS encoding polyphosphate polymerase domain-containing protein, which produces MGGFKDVFERIETKFLLDDMQYTELMKRLENMAAIDSYGKTSILNIYFDTPDYKLIERSLEKPVYKEKLRLRTYGIANDETNAFIEIKKKYKGVVYKRRISMPYAKAVDYLVNGKEIEKRSQISDEIDYFLQFYKGIRPAMAISYDRIAMAGIHDPELRITFDTNIRWRTDKLSLTEGNVGKDILLPGQHLMELKIAGAMSVEMARILDELNIRQTSFSKYGRGYQDLMSEKYMESQEKESNIALFRKAV
- a CDS encoding DUF4956 domain-containing protein — translated: MTTDMIFGSIMANGTITGATFLIATLCSLAIGVFIAFMYTIKNNYSKSYIVTLALLPAIVQVVIMLVNGNIGAGVAVAGAFSLVRFRSAPGTGKEITSIFLAMAVGLATGMGYIGIAALFAIIITLANLILSNCGFGDALAEEKTLKVTVPEGLDFEGIFDDIFGRYTTKAELEEVKTSGMGSLYKLTYKIVLRQKASTKGMMDEMRQRNGNLEISCSRPVMVKSEEL
- a CDS encoding sensor histidine kinase codes for the protein MVKKLRKKFVITAMLSLLLILVVMIGVINAVNLYSVYQDADNLLSILTTNDGRFPGMNNEAFKKHFEQDNSSSSSSSLETPVPPNERFAPDAPFSFARLNITRSAEMPYQSRYFVVKYDSSGNVTETDLLHIAAITEDDAKEIAASINSSGKSKGMYHSYRYKKKENDDGSSLIVFIDLSASLFNSFKLLIQSLIIGALALVAMFILVFIFSSQAVAPVVESLDKQKRFITDAGHELKTPLAIISANVDVLELEAGKSEWTSSIRNQTKRMNSLVKNMLTLSRMDEERINVVFSDFDLSQTIREAATSFQTVAESKGKKYQIDIADGIHITGDKNAINQLASLLLDNAIKYSSESGSIHVILSKNKNIVFEVANTCDNIPSGNLDRLFDRFYRADSSRSRESGGYGIGLSVARAISVSHGGNIEAVRDGDKIIRFIVTLPGQLPKNKK